A stretch of DNA from Halobacteriovorax vibrionivorans:
AGTTTACATACTTCCCAAGTGCTGTGTAATTACTTGGATCGTATTTTAAAAACTTGCGATATAAAATTTTTGCTGCATCGTATTTCCCCTCTTGCTCCAAAACAACACCAAGCAGAATTGTACTTTGCTGATTGGTTGGATCAAGTTTTAGAGAGATATTAAAATACTTCTTTGCTAATTTATATTTCGACTTTTCAAAGTAGATCTTTCCTTTATGAAAAGCATATTCACTACGATTTGAGCGATCCTTTTGAGAACAATAACTAAGTGTCCCAATGGCCTTTTTTACTTTCTTATCATCAACGTATGCTTTCGATAAATATATACAAGCTTCACTTAAAAGTGGTCGTGTTTTATAGACAAGATTACGATACAATTTAATTGCTGTTTTGTTCTCACCTAGTGCACCATAGACACCGGCAAGTAAAAGACGTGCCTTTGCTTTTACATCTTCATCTGCATGTTCAATTAAGTAGTTTAACTCTTTCTTTCCTTCTTCTAGTTGACTTGATTTGATAAGTTCAACTGCATACTTACGACGAAGATAAATATCATTTGGCTTTAATTCTACGACATATTTTAGAATCAATGATGCAGATGCTGCATCACCAGCAAGGGAGGCGTCAGAAGCCTTAAGAAAGAGATCACTGGCCACATAATTAATTGATTCTTCGCCTCTTTCTTTAGCATCAGCTACTACTTCCGCTAGAGAATTCTCAACGAATTCACGTGCGCGCTTTGCTTCTTCAAAATTAGATATTTTAATCTCTGCGGCCTTGTTAATAAGCTGAGTTTCCGTCATCTTATCGGTATGTGTCGCACAGCTCACTAATGCTGCAAGCGGTAGAAGAAGTATTGATTTTTTAAAGAAAAATTTGAACATTAAACAATCCTTGGCCTTTATGCCTTGGTACCTCTTCGACCTAAATAGATATTTCTTAAAAAGAATTCTCAGTAAAATGACCCCCGGCAGAAATAACAGGCCACAAAAGCTTAGTTGCACTAAGTCACCGAAATTAGGGGAATTAAACGGATTCTCTTGTAATTTAGATAAAATTAAGATCGCAATTGCTTGACAGTTACTGTCATTGATTGTTACTTCTCTGATGCAATTTTCAAAACGCTGAGCAATAGACACGGTGGGAATCAATAAATATCGCTTAAGGCCAAAGCTTGAAGCAAAAAAAGATGAACCACTAAGTACTTAATTTTATTAATTTTTGTTGAGAAATGAAATTAATACAAAGAGCTTAACTATTACGAGGCAACGTGTTAATTATTAACTAGTTTTAACTCAGGAGATCTCATTAATCTTTTGAGCTATATTCGTTAAAACCAATAGGGGTAGTAGAATGAATGATGTAAGAATTATTAAAAGGTACCAAAACAGAAAACTTTATGACACTCATCAAAGTTGCTACGTGACTCTTGAAGAGATCGCTCAAATCATCAGAGAAGGTCACGAGATTCAAGTAATTGATAACAAAACAAAGAATGACATTACTTACATGACTCAAATCCAACTTCTTTTTGATCAAGAGAAAAAATCAACTAAGCCAGGTGACGTTGAACTTCTTAAGAGAGTTATCCGTGGTGAAGAAGGTACATTCACTGGTTATATTAGAGGACTAGAAGGAATTGAAGCTCCAGTAGTTGAAGAAGCTCCAGCTCAGTCTTTCAACTCTTTCAACAGTGCAGCAAACCTAAACTCTTCTGTTGAAACTACGACTACTTTAAACTAATATAGGGCAGTTATTACTGCATATATATTTAGTTTAGAGGGTGAAATGAT
This window harbors:
- a CDS encoding polyhydroxyalkanoate synthesis regulator DNA-binding domain-containing protein yields the protein MNDVRIIKRYQNRKLYDTHQSCYVTLEEIAQIIREGHEIQVIDNKTKNDITYMTQIQLLFDQEKKSTKPGDVELLKRVIRGEEGTFTGYIRGLEGIEAPVVEEAPAQSFNSFNSAANLNSSVETTTTLN